A genomic window from Pocillopora verrucosa isolate sample1 chromosome 7, ASM3666991v2, whole genome shotgun sequence includes:
- the LOC131775122 gene encoding deubiquitinase DESI2: MTGYPVVINVYDMYWINQYTFPVGLGVFHSGVVVHGKEYAFGGHPYNFSGIFEMNPNSPEVLGEEFKFRETIKIGTTKLLPSEVEALLKRMGNTYQGRSYHLIDKNCNHFTSEFCQALCNKSIPGWVNRLASVGSYLPFLLKCLPKEWIRPEPYSPVGSPGYESRPFDDLSTFDEDGQRKSKRS, encoded by the exons ATGACCGGCTACCCGGTAGTGATAAACGTCTACGACATG TACTGGATAAACCAATACACTTTCCCTGTTGGTCTTGGTGTGTTCCATTCAGGAGTAGTTGTACACGGGAAAG AATATGCATTTGGAGGACACCCTTACAACTTTTCAGGAATATTTGAAATGAATCCCAACTCACCTGAAGTTTTAGGAGAGGAATTTAAGTTCAG GGAAACTATAAAAATTGGAACAACAAAACTTTTACCAAGTGAAGTAGAGGCTCTCTTGAAAAGAATGGGAAACACATACCAAGGACGTTCGTACCATCTCATAGACAA AAATTGTAATCATTTTACTTCAGAATTTTGTCAG GCTTTGTGTAACAAATCAATTCCGGGTTGGGTGAACAGATTAGCATCTGTTGGTTCATATTTGCCGTTTCTCCTTAAATGTCTTCCAAAAGAGTGGATACGTCCTGAACCTTATTCTCCAGTTGGAAGCCCTGGCTATGAATCACGCCCTTTTGATG ATTTATCAACATTTGATGAAGATGGTCAACGCAAGTCCAAGCGTAGCTGA
- the LOC131775131 gene encoding cytochrome c oxidase assembly protein COX20, mitochondrial, which produces MADDVFDSATTKKYNWNFKKFIERTPCARESLLYGIGAGMITGFGCFMKTMHVFKSCRFAVGGFALISFGSWEVCRYIKQKEKEAIKQHVDMLNKYREQRREEEEGSEE; this is translated from the exons atggcggatgatGTGTTTGACTCCGCTACTACTAAAAAG TACAattggaattttaaaaaatttatcgaGCGCACGCCTTGTGCTCGGGAGTCACTCTTGTATGGTATCGGTGCTGGCATGATAACTGGTTTTGGTTGCTTTATGAAGACAA TGCACGTTTTCAAGTCCTGTCGATTTGCAGTTGGTGGCTTTGCCTTGATCTCTTTTGGAAGCTG GGAGGTATGCAGGTACatcaaacaaaaagagaaagaagcaATCAAACAACATGTGGACATGTTAAATAAGTACAGAGAACAAAGGAGAGAAGAAGAGGAGGGTAGTGAAGAATAA
- the LOC131775111 gene encoding coiled-coil domain-containing protein 97, producing MAACAQEENITDTHEQNVKHMLSRIASTDAVVKSQQRGEPELAVDEKIAILHELYDKKPASFLMRFGRYLSEKDLGNFEHLRGEYEIDFRLKEVKNILDGKKKKTGIRNRRYECLQRLMKDTDFFSEEQMRKRSPLLYEQYIGQYLTAEEKLDRDRAEIGDDLCLSQVIMNRQEKEMNDWYLNYQRDQEACLEEEEEESDMESDSSIDKVEPGSPIKGCPTKEEKLMLHEEFLSAMQDKFMRGEEEEFDYSSVDANDEYDDLTIRGRDEEEQYFDSEDM from the exons ATGGCGGCATGTGCTCAAGAAGAAAACATCACAGATACACACGAGCAAAACGTGAAACACATGCTTTCTCGCATTGCAAGCACTGATGCTGTTGTAAAAAGTCAGCAGAGAGGCGAACCAGAATTAGCTGTGGATGAGAAAATTGCTATTTTACACGAGCTTTACGATAAAAAACCAGCTTCTTTTCTTATGCGATTTGGAAGATATCTTTCCGAAAAAGACCTAGGAAATTTCGAACATTTAAGGGGAGAATATGAGATAGATTTTCGTcttaaagaagtaaaaaatatcCTTGATggtaagaagaagaaaacaggGATACGTAACAGACGATATGAATGTTTACAGCGATTAATGAAAGACACGGATTTCTTCAGCGAAGAGCAGATGAGAAAAAGGTCTCCTCTTCTTTACGAACAGTATATAGGTCAGTATCTTACTGCAGAGGAAAAACTTGACCGGGACAGAGCTGAAATTGGAGACGATCTGTGCCTGTCACAAGTGATCATGAATAGACAAGAGAAGGAAATGAACGATTGGTATCTCAATTATCAGAGAGATCAAGAGGCTTGTctagaagaagaagaggaagaatcAGATATGGAGAGTGACAGCTCAATCGATAAAG TGGAACCTGGGAGTCCAATCAAGGGATGCCCTACTAAGGAAGAAAAACTTATGCTCCATGAAGAATTTCTTAGTGCAATGCAAGACAAATTCATGAGAGGTGAAGAGGAAGAGTTTGACTATAGTTCAGTTGACGCAAATGATGAGTATGATGATCTGACCATACGAGGAAGAGATGAAGAAGAACAGTACTTTGACAGTGAAGACATGTAA